GAGATTCCCCTCGCCAGGGACGTTTTTCAGAAGAATTAAGTAAAATAACTGTTTTTGAAGAATATGCTCAGGGTTTGCAGGATATAGAAAAACGTGAACATTTGATTATTTTATATGGGTTAGATAGGGCTGAAGATTACAAACTGATGGTAATTCCTCCGGGAAAAACAAAAGAACAGGGTTTATTTTCTACAAGAGCTCCTGTAAGGCCAAATCCAATTGCTTTATGCATGGTCAAACTTATAAAAGTAGAGGGAAATGTTCTTACTGTAAAATGGCTGGATGCCCTTGACGGCTCTCCTTTACTTGATATTAAACCATTTTTACCTGAAGTAGACTGTACTCTAAAATAAATTTTGAGTTTATAAATTTAGCTTTAAATTTGTAATTGGGGGATAAATATGGCGGAAAAAATGAAAATAAAGATACTTAAAAATGGACCGTACATGATTTCAGGAAATGTACCTTTATTTGAACAGATAATGGTAACAAATGAAGAAGGACATGTATGTGAATGGAGCGAAGGCAAGGAATATCCACTTAAAGAGCGGTATACGATTTGCCGCTGTGGTGCATCCAAAAGGAAACCTTTCTGTGATGGATCGCATATAAAAATTAATTTTGATGGGACTGAAGTGGCGACTAAAGAAAATTACATGGAAAGAGCTCGAAAGCTCGAAACAAACGATTTTATGCTGAATGACGTCTGGGATTTATGCGACCACTCCCGTTTCTGCCTGAGGGGAGGGGGTATAAGGGAACTGCTAAAGTCTGAAGATCCAGAAGATATTAAACTTGCAGTTGAAGAAGCTAAAAGCTGCCCCTCAGGCCGTCTTGTGCTGTGGGATAAAGAGACAGGAAAACCTGTTGAACCTGAATTTGAACCATCCATAGTTCTGGTTAATGATCCGCAGAAAAAATGTGATGGTCCTGTTTGGGTGAGGGGAGGAATTCCAATTGAATCTGCAGATGGAAGTACCTACGAAGTCAGGAATAGAGTTACACTCTGCAGGTGTGGGAAATCTGAAAATAAGCCTTTTTGTGATGGAAGACACTGGATGAGTGCCGAAGAAAAACAGGCATTCAGGGATAAATGGATTTCTCCTGGGGATGAATAAAAACCATTAATTTCATTTTATTTTTATAATTCATCTGCTGAAAATTCCTTTTTTAAGTATTTAATCTTAAATTTAATATTTCTTCTTTCCATAAGCTTCAAGTGCTTCAAGCACGTTTTCATAAATATTTTCTTCACCTATAAGTCTGGTTAGCCCCAAATAATCGAATTGGTCTTTAAGATCAGGTAACATTGATGTCAGCGCAAACTGGATATTTCTTTTTTTAAGATCATGGTATAAATCTTTAAACATTTCTGCAGATGTGTAATCAACCCTTGAAAAACCTGCAGTATTCAATACAAATAATTTTACGGGTGGATCAGCTGCATCTACTAGTTTAAGCACTTCTTCTTTTAATTTATCTGAATTTGCGAAGTATAAGTCTCGGTTAAATCGGTATATAATTAAGCCCTCTTCAGTTGATTCACCAACTTCAACTTGTTTGAACATCCAGTTACCTTTTTTATCTCTTGCAAAAATGCTATTTGTAGGTCTGTAGCTGTTACTTAGATGTAAAATAACTGAAAGAATAATTGAAAGTAATATTCCCCATAGTACGCCCATAATAACTACAGTTGCTGTAGTAATAATAGCTAAGAAATATTCTGCCCGTACTTTGCGGCGGATATCTTTTAAATGGGATATATCAATCATATTAGCCCCAATTAAAAAAACAATACTTGCAAGAGTTGCACTAGGTAAAAAAGATAATGGTTTGGTGAAAAATAAGATAACCATTAGGACTGCAGCAGCAGTTACAAATGATGCCATTTGAGTACGACTTCCTGCATTATCGACTACTGCTGTTTTTGTAGGGCTTCCATTTACTACAAATGTGCCCATTATTCCTGCGACCCCATTTGCAAGACCTAAAGCAAAAATATCTTTATTTTCATCATTACTTTCTGAGTATTGAATTGTAAAAGCACGGGATGTAGCAGTACTTTGAGATAATATAACTACAAAACACGCAGCTGTAGCTATAATTAGGTTTGATAAAACATTTGGATCTATGGTGGGTACTATAAAATTTGGAAAGCCGCCAGGTATATTGCCCAAAACTGGAATTCCAATACCTTGAAAGTTAAACAAAAAGCTAGCTAGGGCTGTGCCTCCAAATGCTATTAATGCTCCTGGAATTTTGGGTGAAATACGGTTAATTATGATGATTGTGAATACTACAATAATGGATATTATTGTTGTAATCAGGTTAATTTCATGTAAGTGTGTGAAAACATTGATTAATTGGGGAATTGTATTTAAACCGCCTTCACCAGCTATTCCGAGCATGTGTGAAAGCTGACTCACAGTTATCTGGATTCCAACTCCGGATAAGAAACCTATTAGGACAGTTCTGGACATAAAATCTGCTATAAATCCTAATTTGAATATACTGGCAAAAATTAGTAAAATAGCACATAATAGTGCAACTGTAGATGCAAGTGCAATATACTGGGGGCTTCCAAGTGCAGCTACTGAGACGAGGGTACCTGATAAAATTGCTGCAGTTGCTGAATCTGCTCCAACTATTAGGTGACGTGAAGAGCAAAAAAGAGCAAATACTGCAAGGGGGAGCAAAATAGTGTAAATACCTGTTATGATGGGCATTCCTGCTATTTCTGCATATCCCATAACTTCGGGAATCCCTACTGCAGCTAATATGAGGCCTGCTATAATTTCAGAAGTTAAAGGGGCCTTAAGAGGTAATACTCCATTTAAAAGAAGTTTATTTTTTAAATTTAGTTTGTTTAGTTTTTTCATATTCTCTTTTTTGATGGTATATAACTGGATAATGATTTTAAGTTACTAAAAATAAATTTTAGCTGTATCCAGTTAAAAATGCTAAATACTAAATTTAATGGAATTATGTTATTATATGGGTTAATGACAGACTAATTGCATTATACATTATTATTGATTTTTTATGAGATAATTATTACCCTTGGGTGAAATTATCAGTAAAATGTGTTTTTACAGTATATTTTTCTAATAAAAAAACGTTTTTTATAAATAATTCTTGAAAAAGAGACC
This genomic window from Methanobacterium veterum contains:
- the tsaA gene encoding tRNA (N6-threonylcarbamoyladenosine(37)-N6)-methyltransferase TrmO; the encoded protein is MKLKAIGTINSPYKVKGDSPRQGRFSEELSKITVFEEYAQGLQDIEKREHLIILYGLDRAEDYKLMVIPPGKTKEQGLFSTRAPVRPNPIALCMVKLIKVEGNVLTVKWLDALDGSPLLDIKPFLPEVDCTLK
- a CDS encoding CDGSH iron-sulfur domain-containing protein; this translates as MAEKMKIKILKNGPYMISGNVPLFEQIMVTNEEGHVCEWSEGKEYPLKERYTICRCGASKRKPFCDGSHIKINFDGTEVATKENYMERARKLETNDFMLNDVWDLCDHSRFCLRGGGIRELLKSEDPEDIKLAVEEAKSCPSGRLVLWDKETGKPVEPEFEPSIVLVNDPQKKCDGPVWVRGGIPIESADGSTYEVRNRVTLCRCGKSENKPFCDGRHWMSAEEKQAFRDKWISPGDE
- a CDS encoding SulP family inorganic anion transporter: MKKLNKLNLKNKLLLNGVLPLKAPLTSEIIAGLILAAVGIPEVMGYAEIAGMPIITGIYTILLPLAVFALFCSSRHLIVGADSATAAILSGTLVSVAALGSPQYIALASTVALLCAILLIFASIFKLGFIADFMSRTVLIGFLSGVGIQITVSQLSHMLGIAGEGGLNTIPQLINVFTHLHEINLITTIISIIVVFTIIIINRISPKIPGALIAFGGTALASFLFNFQGIGIPVLGNIPGGFPNFIVPTIDPNVLSNLIIATAACFVVILSQSTATSRAFTIQYSESNDENKDIFALGLANGVAGIMGTFVVNGSPTKTAVVDNAGSRTQMASFVTAAAVLMVILFFTKPLSFLPSATLASIVFLIGANMIDISHLKDIRRKVRAEYFLAIITTATVVIMGVLWGILLSIILSVILHLSNSYRPTNSIFARDKKGNWMFKQVEVGESTEEGLIIYRFNRDLYFANSDKLKEEVLKLVDAADPPVKLFVLNTAGFSRVDYTSAEMFKDLYHDLKKRNIQFALTSMLPDLKDQFDYLGLTRLIGEENIYENVLEALEAYGKKKY